Genomic window (Bombyx mori chromosome 9, ASM3026992v2):
tgatcgaagaagCCGACGAAAGAAAgggatagtaattatttttgtattacgtggttttcttttatgtattgtaGTGTTGCTGTGTGCCGGCGGTCGCTGTTGGTATTGTGtgcgtaggtattttattttgtaatagactattagccttgaaataagtatcagatttatttaattaaataatatatttttttactaattagatatttcattttaaaaagtcttaataCCCTGACTTACGTTCCATTTTCGTTTCTATGAACTGTTTAGCTAGCTGTGTAGGGTGACTGTAATTTACTtagttttaactaaatttaaaaaaaaaattggtacatgaaaacaatcaaaatcgatccagattccgattctgaacaaattacttttagggtgtgcgttaattatgttacatgttgtataCTCAATAGTTAAAacaagagatattttttttgaatttataaCTACAAATGCTTAAACGTTGCCATTCTGTGTAGTTCCCAAATATGCTGTTATCTGTTACTCAATTAAGTGTAGAGGTTATCGAAGTGTatatattaattacttaaattgtaaaataaatatttttgtttttgaagtgaaaattcTTTAGACGTGTTGAGAGtgaaatttaactcgcgacagattcgttacggctagagagaaaagatacaatttaggaagagaaAATAGGTAGACAGCATTTCACGAACCACtgcttacgggcgtcggccactagatggcttgttattagtttctcactgctcctgtagatggcagtaacatgtgaactatctttatatttagtttagCAACACCTATTGAATGTCATATAAACTATTACATTGCAAGGCCATCGGTGTTATCAGTTTAGTTTCTGAAATATTTACAGAGCggtattttaaattatcacaaaaatattattaagtaaaaccTAAGGACTCGCTCGATAGTCATCGAATACCGGCAACAACTTCTTTTCAaactaatgttatttatttttctgaagtgaaacttcattaaaatatacctcgagacagattcgttacggctagaaaAAAGATTAAGACTAGAAAGAAGAGAAAGTAGACAGCGTCTCGCAAACCATTAGActgtggagagagggaaaggacaaagcgagctaggtcgtttctcttatacaaagccttccctattacaagataaatttgattaagtttgaaaaatgaagaaaactacaatgctacacaccgcaaaagaagtttcacttctttcatgtGCACCTTTTTTTATAACAGCATTTATGTTATTATAGTACATATCTGTAAACACTTAAAAACCGTGTTTGCGCTCAAGACGTTACCGACATGCCAAATGGAACcatatcataaaataataataataatattaattgattATATTAAGTTTAAGTTGATaggtaaaaataacaatacagtCATAGACTTTAAACCTTTGTGATATAAGAGATGTAAAAGTTTTGTATAATACGAGTATATTCACttgttatattttatcaataaaacatatttttttatattttatcaataaatcataactttaaatttttttttttttttttctacctacgctgatagccctaggggctatttcagcgtaaccctaactttagtaggtgagctcacggggctcaaatctgatgacgttgctaacacgaaccctagcaagagccgtgcttcgcagaatctaccaccggatcggaaacgcgacccactgagaagatccggcgagaaactcagtgggctgtgtctgagagttaatttactcgtcgagcccttcgtcgcaagcgacgggttcgacgagaacggtgaccggtgcttgaagtacctaaaagcaccgttagtggatcgggaggatccgagatgacacTTTATACAACTAATGAAGTTTTACTATAGAAAAGGTATATTCATACAACTGAAAAAATGCGACAAGAGTGACGGAACACATGCAACCCGATACCCTGTAGCATGACACTAAAGATGGGttctataattataaattaatattttaagattgGAATATTCCAAACAAACATCAATAGtgcattttgaagtcgtcgtggcctaaaggataagatgttccggtgcattcgtatctagcgatgcaccggtgttcgaaccccccaggcgggtactaatttttcaaaatacattatatggtatatgtatatataaattaaaacttcatGTTTATAACTTTCCTTCTTCTAAAAGCTGTTTTATTTCACTCTGACTTTCGTCTGCAGGAACAAATACTCACATTTATGCTAGGTTGTTTCTTGtacaataaatttcaaatagtaataaataaataaataaaattaattcattcattTACAAGCAGTATGTCTTCTTCAGTATTCGACCACTTTTCTCACATGTCAATAACTTGGGATTAATTTTCTTCTACATTTTCTTGTGATTGTAGTTTCTACATTTCCGTGGTGAATTTCATGATCTTTTGAGTATTCTCGATGGAAGTTCAACATTATGATCGATTTAACATTCTGCATtcttcattttctttttaaattattgcagATGAGCAGCTACGAAGTTACCAGTCTGGTATTGAGTGGTCACCGAACACTTTTGACGATATCATGaaagccgccatccaccttgaggaAGTAGTTTGATTTCTCCACTTGTAGTGCAACGGTTATCCGTCACTAAGCTGAAACGCAATTCCTTCGCGCAGATATAGGTGGAATAGGAAcctggtacctaaccgtgcgggtTCAAAATACGACCACTGATTAGCGAGTTGTTATACCATAGcttttaatgaaaaaagtttttatacaacaatcttatttttaattgattgaaCGGCTTCAATAAAGTCGGGGTTTGTCATTTCTGGAGATATCTCAAGACTGTTCCGAATCTTTTTCTGGTCTTCAACATTACACAAAGAAATCAAAGTCTGTATTAGGTTTTGAATTTTTGACAACAAACACTTTTCTTTACATGTATATAAAACTTTGAATAGAATAGAGAGCACTTTGTGGTCTGATGATAATTTCCAAATGCACCAACAATACCGTATCCAAGTCTCGAGacactgaaaataaattaatgatgaATATAACTATAGTCTGATGATGGCGGACCTGAAAATCCTTTTCGATTCATCGGTATCGATGACTGAAAATATAGACAAGAGAAACTGATGAGAAGAGAGTCAAAGTAGCCGGGGATCTTCTGACCAATAGCCGAACAAAAAAGACAAGGTCGTGATCAGGTAACAGGGATCTTTCCATTTAGTTCTTACACGTATGTCGTACTTTGAAATAAGAATTTAGCTTCATTAGAGAACTAGTagatactaattatattatattcgatTCCACTATACATATCATACAACGAAAAAAACAACTCAGGCAAAATATACCTacacaaaaaatacaataaattcgaAAGTCAAAGAGTACCATGAAAATGTTCTACCGTTTTGAGGAATAGAAACAAAACCGCCTGGTGTGTGGTTTCTCATACTTCTCAATGTAGATGCCATTATCAGTTTTAAGTCTGCGATTCGTAAGACCATTATCTTCGTATATCGAtagaatacataatatgtatataatataaattcttGGACAGAACACGCAtgtaattttctatttaaaaaagggATTAAAAAGTTGATTCGCGATTTAGAATATTTAGAAGACCAATCGCCAAAGTAAACTCGAAAAATACTCGATCCCAATCGTTGCTACTGTAAGAAAGCTAGAAATGGTTCGAACGGAAGAAGTtgggatgttttttttttattgcttaggtgggtggacgagctggtgttaagtggttactggagcccatagacatccacaacgtaaatgcgccacccatcttgagatataagttctaagatctcagtatagttacaacggctgccccgcccttcaaaccgaaacgcattactgcttcacggtagaaataggcagggtggtggtacccacccgcgcgaactcacaagaggtcctaccaccagtaaacttgtACTTCTAACAATGTGGGTTTTAGCATAGTGAGATTCAATCAATTAAAATACTtatcaaattaaattacaaaagtcAACAAATATTTTCCTTACCTCCAAAGTCTCCGACAGTAATATATCGGCAACAGCATCATTAGTACAAACATCAAGGTTATCTAttattatagacaaaaacatcTTTCTACTGACACAATTCACACCATGCATCTGTATAATGCATTTGGTAAACTTAAAACATTCCGCTTTCCTATAGAGATTCGATGTTATATACAATTCATCTAAAATTACTGCATATACGTCTTCTAGTTTCAGATactgaaataaaatgttattcaatttcattattattgcgTAGGTGGGAGAacgggctcacggcccacttaatgttaaatggctactggagccaatagacgtCACAACGTAAAGTCAACGTAGCGTCacccacccgccttgagacgaAGTCTCAATTGCTAACCCGTCCATCGACATGGAACACATgtctgctttgcggcagaaataggcagtaccaTTCAACCCGCACTCGTAGATGTGGAAACTGCCCGTGCGGGCTTAGAGTAtgccctactaccagtaaaagtcGGCTGGTACTGCATACACTGGTACAATTTcttcataacattttttctttttttcgggCCGAGGGCCGAAACTCCTACGAGGATCCGCGCATAAAGGacacgcggggtatgtggggtttgacgatctgctgatgttgggagcagaccgcgggtctaaggatatttttagggccTTACCGCACCAAACGACACAATGCAGGGGCATTCTCACACCCGACGTCGGGTCTCCTTCCGGGGCAGAACCCGGTCGGAGTAGggggggggttcccgcggtcaacactacaactagACTCGCAGCGCCACCCCAAGGACCTCGACCTCGAGTGAATTTAAATCGAGATAAATATTGATACTAAATACTCAAtcataattgaaataattttaaaatcgttttgtACGAAATAATATGATCGTACCAAAACaacattctattctattctattctatcagcccatggacatccactgctgggcataggcctcccccaaacctcgccacaaagaccggtcctgcgctgcctgcatccagcggatctcCGCTAACCTCAATAggtccaccttgtgggaggcctacccatgCTATTAATATAACAACATATTAATAGTATCCATTTATTTTAGGTTCCTAATTCATTTCGTCTTCACGAATGTTCTCTTTCCTTATTTATGttagaaaaatatttgaaaaaaggtACCTGTGGGTCAGAAGGCAGAACTTGTAGTAATTGTAAGAGGCATTCAAAGATGagttttgtaatttcaatattcTTCTcagttgttaattttttaaggCTACAATATATTACTTCATAATAATTTCCTTGCATAAAATGTTCTGTtgtctgaaaataaataaatacgatatTCCGGAAGCCGAAATTGTAATGATAGAATTCCTGAACATAAACCCTATGCTTAGATTGAATAATTATTccttaatatattaatgtataattaattatacctTAATTCGCCCCATGTGATGggttaaaaaaatcaatgttttgCTTAAATTGATTGCTTAATATGAGAATATgcaggtaaaaaaataattacttttaagtCATTATAAAGATTACAGATTACATTTTACAACAGTTAGAAGATGCAGAATGTTTGGAGCATTTTAGACACCAATTTGGATGTACTGTATACCTCCTTAGGGAACTGCTTTCTAATCATATTgcaacaattaaaaaatgttcataGCAATTTTTAAATTTCCCTAATTCTCTCCTCAGAATGAAATCTATCAATTTTCAGTTTTGGTTACAGTAAGGTAATGAAaatcttatttattaaattcaactTGGTAATTATAGAGGCATAATTTCCATTATTCTATAGAAAATTTCCCATGAATTCTTGCATAAAGTAAATGATCTCAGTACATTAGTATATACTATATGGCTATATAGCCAGAATTAAGCTgtctttaaattacatttatgaatATTGCTGATACAGGAATTGTATTGAATATATTTTGTCTAAAAAGCAATATCCTACTAAGAGATCTTGTGACATGTAGAAgattttacattacattatataATTACAGCAAACTGATTATAATATACTTACCAAACACCTCAATGTTGCTGAACAGCACCGTAATCCCTTCAGTTTATTGCTTTCTAAATAATCATccattaatattaaagataatggTAATACTGTACTCGGATTAACATCAACATCATATTCCTAAAATATGAATactttaatttacatttatatcTTCATTGGCATactcaataaaacaaatacaataaagAGATTTTTGAATTGATATACTTACCTTTACTTTTTCTACTAATGAAGAATAAACTTCTACAAGGCTTGGATACTTCTTTAGACTGTCTACAGTTATTTTTTCATGTAGAATTTTAATGCATACATTGAAAATATCTTTcttatcaaaaatatttatatacaagattTGATTTAATGGGAaaccatataaaatttcaaaagaTTTATCTAAAGGCTTTATGTACTCCTTGCATTCTTCAGTATTCCAATTACCAGTACTTTTTATTTCttcatataatattatgatattacTCAATATTGTAGAGCTAACAGGACATTCTCTGAGATCTATatcattcaataaaatatttagtttatcCAGATTGTCTCTTAGATTTTTAAGTCTAATTTCATATTCAATGGGATTTTCTGTTTCATCTATTCCTTTAGAAAGTTTTGGTAACAAGCACTTATGAATCTGATTGATTAAGTTTGTGTTTTTATCCATATTTACCAGAAAACTTTGGAAACTGGAAACAGTGGGTGGAATCTcccatacatattttttttatatgggaTGAGATCCGAAGTTGTGACACAACACAGTGTTACCGAGCTAATTGGTTTAACAGAGTCatagtaatttttatcaatacgtgaacattgaatttgaaaacaaaCCGTACGTTctctttacttatttttattaataatatagttttcttTGCATTTCTGTAATGCTACTACTACTCCTGCGTCTTAACGCGTTAATTAGTGCGCTAAATTGGCATTACGCACCTAGCTatagaaaaatgtaaatttccTTATGGCAACACTAAACAAAATGCCGGTTAAgctttgttgtttttgtttgttttgtcgtTTATTCATTTGGTTTTGATGAATAACACATtgagttatttaaaaaactaaatggcattttaattttttaatatcgcTTATAAGTTCACGTTGATATTTTTCGAGAAAAGACTTTGTTCACAAAATGATTTtgtaacgtgttttttttttcgtgttaattttaatatttgctgTTAAGAAATTTACTCCTCCTGTTTGgtcttgtttttgtttgtaaattgtAAGTTATTGTTGTTGAGAAACTGACTCCTgtgttgtttaaattttttgcgcCTTTTGCAAACTTTTTAACATGCCTGATACTCATCGTACTTGTGAAGTTTGTGGTATCAAAGAAAGACATCTTACTGAAAAACGGTTTTTCGCAAGGTTTCCTCTGGATGTCAATAGGTGAGTAAGTGAACTCCTTATTTGAATTTCTTTAGTAGATGGGTTGAAAGGGGTATGGAAGTATCGTCATTTTTAGAATCTTGAAACTTATTATTTAGGCTGTTgattagatataaataaatatgacaaaGTTTGTATGGAAATTCGTAATTTTTTAATCTAGAACCTTGAAACTTTTTGATGATGATTGATTTTTTTGCTTCTAGTCagatatatgtaaataataatgtaattttaagtttttaaatctTCACCCTCGAGGGGGTAAAATAACAATAAGAAATAGGGGATAAAAGTATGCAAGGTATTGTGGGCACagctattaaaaaatacttcAGTAAATAATAGAtacttaaatttgaaaaatgtatatattttagtttataacaagacctattttaatttagtaGTAAAACTAACGCTCATTTTGAATTTTAGATGTAAACAATGGGTAAAGATGGTTGGCAAAGAAGATCTGGCTTATCTTCAAGTACATATGCTACATGATTTAAAACATGTTTGTGAAGCACATTTCTCAAGACGAGACTTTACAAAATCAAAGAAGCGCTTAAAAAAACGAGCTGTACCCAAACTGAACTTGACACTGCCACCATTGAGAGATGAAATTCTTCTTCAATTTTTGCAACTCAACTCGCAAGGTAATTGGGTACATATTTTCcattttgtacattttttacaggattgaaattttttttgtgtataaaaATTTATACTATGTAAAAATTTGTGTTAGCTCAGTTGGTACCTAAAATGCTCACTTCTCGCACATATGTCTACTGCATGGACCAAAGATAGTTTCTAAGTCCATTTATATCTAGACCACACTTTGAAATTCAACATGCTCTTGAGTGTAGAATAAttcaaagtaaattaaaaaatgtatgtttttataTCAGCGGATGTCACCCCACAAGGCCAGTTCGAGGTTCAGGCCGTTCCTAGTGCTTTGATGCCAGCATCCTCAAGTCAGCCTAGCGGTCTAGAGAAAAGTGAGAATCAggattgtttaaatttatatcagcaagaaaagaaatactaaattttaatcttaatagacatgtgtaataatttaaaataattaatttaattttcagctGATGTCACCCCACAAGGCCAGTTTGAGGTTCAGGCTGTTCCTTGTACTTCAATGCCAACATCCTCAAGTCAGTCTAGCAGTCTAGAGAAAAGTAAGAATCGATTTCATGAAAGCAATTCTAAATTTTAGTTGTAACGAAGATCTGTAAAAATAGTTCAAAattcctactaatattataaatgcgaaagtaactTGTCTGTCTATTACACTTTCACGTCTAAGCCACTGAACccattttgatgaaatttggcACAGACAATTTGTAGACAGAGAAAGGACACAAAATACTATTATCAAGTGATAGTACAGGGACATGCGATATAACCGAATCCCATGCGGGAGAAGCCACAGCCGAAAGtctagtttaaataaatgaatataattttttcagcGTATGGTTCTGGTTGTGTTTATttaacaactagcgacccgccctcgcttcgcttaggaAACTGTcattaattattgatttctccactatttaatggatgttattatacatataaactttcctcttcaatcactctatctattaaaaaaaaccgcatcaaaatccgttgcgtagttttaaagatttaagcatacataaggacagacagatagatatagggacagagaaagcgactttgttttaactatgtagtgatacaacatgtttagttattgttttagctattttttttaatattgtttatttgtattgtactgttggtttcccttataaataaataaaatataataagattATAATACATACTAATTCTATTGTACTTCATATATTTTTACAGACGTCACCAAAGGAAGCCAGCGGAAAGAAAGTGAAAGtcaaataagaaaaagaaaattagaaGATGTTGGTGAGTTTTGTATTATTAACTCCATCTACTTATAGCACCACTTTTAACGATTGGTCAATaagtattaatgtaatttttttgttttagatgtTACACCACGGAAAAGGAAGCTCTTAAGTGAATTGAGAAAAACAAAGTGCACATTGGCATCATTAAAAAAGAGCGCGAAACTAATAGACAATTTATCGTCAGAGTTTCTAAAAGAAATTGTCACGTCTGCGTTGATAAATCAAAAGCGTAAGTCACAAGGCAAACGCTggactattaaaaataaaatatcagcaTTAGCCATCTTCAAGCGTTCACCAAAAGCTTACCGATATCTGCGATATCTCGCACCATTTCCGAGTATCAAAACATtgcaaaaattaatgaaaaaaatacctGTTGAGCCAGGTTTAAATACAGCTGTACTTGACCACCTGAAAAAACTAGCtcccattaaaaaaataagagcaAAATTATGTTCGCTAGTCTTTGATGAAATAGCGTTAAAAGAAAGGTTAACTTATAGCGAAGCCACAGATAAAGTGGAAGGGTTTATCGATTATGGATATGAGAGGAAAGATGAGCTAGCAAATCATGCCTTAGTCTTCATGTTACAAGGTATTGGGAGAAAAATTAAACAACCGCTGGCATTCTATTTCATAAGAGGCACAGTATCTTCAGAAAAATTAGCAGTTTTAATAAAAgatataattaaagaaattactAACTCGGGATTTCAAGTTTTATCAACAATATGTGATCAAGCGCCCACCAATATGGGAGCATTAAGTCTGTTAAAGGAGTGGAACAATGGTGgacataattattttgaatttgaaaataaaaaaatttatataatttatgatattccacatttattaaaatcactgagaaataactttttaaaacaAGGATTTCTGAAAATGGGAGAATTGAAAGGTCAATGGAGCCATTTAGTTGAGGTAGAGGAACGAAATAgaaattttttatatcttagcaAACTCAAATCAACTCATGTACAACCAAAGTACAGAGCTAAAATGAAAGTTAAGTATGCCGCACAAATATTTAGCCAAACAGTGGCTGCTGTTCTTAAATTATTAGCTACGAATGTGGAAAATGTACACCGATCAGATGAAATATTACAGACTGCtttgttaattgaaaaattcaataaactttttgatTATACAAATGGGCCATCAGGACATGCTGACGTAAAAAAAGGTATACGGGAAAACGTATCTGCTAAAACTGACCATTTAGCTGTTTGGACAGAATATAGAAAGCAACTGTCTACTTTAACATTTTTCAACCATAATGGCGTGGAAGCAAAAAATGTAAAGTGTGTTCAAGGCTACATTATATCATTAAAATCGCTGCGTGATATTTGGCTGGAAGTTCAGGATTTAGGATATAAGTATTTGAATCTACGGCAGTTAAACCAGGATGCATTAGAAAATTTATTTGGGTTAATAAGACAGCATGGTCAAACAAACAAGCATCCGACGTGTTCTACATTTATAGCAGCTATGAAAACCTCTATAATATCAGGACTTACCGCCCCTCACAGCAAAAACTCCAATTGTGAAGAAGACAAAAAGGAACTCATGACGGATTTTCATGATTTAGTTTTTGGGTTTAAAGACGAAGATGATCAAGGTCAAGATATTAATGAGTCTCCTAGTCATGTTTCCacagaaaatgaaaatgaggaaGACAACCCGGTTCTCAGTATAcctgaagaagaagaatataaagAAATAGTATGTGACCTAGCAAAAATTTCAAATCAACCAGTGGTCTATATAAGTGGATATCTAGCTTctgttattctaaaaaaaaatgattgccAGGTCTGTAGAGAAACTTTGACAGTTGCAGATCCAGAGGAAAATAAGAtttatgatttaattaaattaagggAGTGGTGGCAAGATAAGAAATGTTTGACATATCCATCATTGCAGTTGTGTCAAACTGTACACACTGCGGTTACAAATTTTGAACAGTTTTGTATCCCTAACCtacataataacaatatttgCCAGTGGAcaattactatattttattcaaattgtaaTACAGAGTGGCTATGCATTAATCATCGTCAACAAATGTCAGACTTATTGTTTACAAAATTGGCTCTAATGCTGATTCGGCGACAGTGccagataattaatttaaagcaaGTTTCAAAGGAAGAGGATTTGGCGGACGCGAACAAAAGGGGTCAACAATATGGTGTTTCAAGATAATTacataattagtttttatttgttttttgtagaAAGAAGTTAACTTCGGGTTTGAGTTcaaaaaaagtatacatttagaGATTtagaactttatttttttactattataaaatagaagtttttaaaaatttactctTCAAATGGAAATAGAAacgaattgttttttatttagcacaaaaattttcaaaaccTAGTTCGttataacattataaaacaaGGTTGAAAACCTCTACATGTATACTTATTGTACCTTgcataaaattaagtaaatattggtttatattgtaaaataaaaattaaacatttccgatacaaacttaaaattttttgTAAGCGTTAAAATTCTACttacaaatttcattaaaattatactaagtaataaaacattgttttatttcttttaaaataataaagtttttatttcaatatgcaATCCTTGCCTGCATTCGATATCGACAAAAATATCGATAATATTCGCATCATTATTTATTGGACATCGATATTAATGCCCATCACTATTTTTGACAGTGGTAGGATTTTTGTAGTCTGTGGTTGTTTTAATGTTGTCACCAGATCGGATCTGATCCCatacattttcattttgtaaCGTTTACTATGAAGTGCGGACTCTTATAACGTAGTGATTATATACTCTTTGACTGGAAACTATTTTTTCTATCTTTCTACCTATCTCTATTCTCTCGTACAACCAatttttagggattttatgacctggtaactaagacctttaggtcaagtcttttattaaataattttaatgaaatcttttttatatgaagaatgatattatgaaatgaaattaagttgtttaatatgaaacatggtatgaaatgaaatgaaaacgaaatgaaatataatctcagtaaaatggtggtcatttactgagactttttcagttgactttttggaggatcccgagaagttacgtttagcggctttgtttcatttccccacatttgtgcactttcacagatattaaacagttaataaaccgccGCATTACACATTTacacctgaagaaacactaaatagacaaaataaaaaaatcacacaacttcactcctcgcgttcccgccaagaaGTTTATAGCATAGATTAATatcacaaattaataaattaggtatttagtagatatctacaactcgaccaagctaagtttgcacctcgctGGAATGCAGTGGTCCGCCCGCTTCCCCGCTCACCTTCCCGCGATCGCCCTGTCGCGTCAGTACGGTTAGCATCTTTGTCGCCGACACGCATCATACGAGTTTTGGTCTCCCTATacgttgaattttaaatttttgaactgttcttgttaggttttttgttgaagtttagttatattattggactattttt
Coding sequences:
- the LOC101746444 gene encoding uncharacterized protein LOC101746444, producing MDKNTNLINQIHKCLLPKLSKGIDETENPIEYEIRLKNLRDNLDKLNILLNDIDLRECPVSSTILSNIIILYEEIKSTGNWNTEECKEYIKPLDKSFEILYGFPLNQILYINIFDKKDIFNVCIKILHEKITVDSLKKYPSLVEVYSSLVEKVKEYDVDVNPSTVLPLSLILMDDYLESNKLKGLRCCSATLRCLTTEHFMQGNYYEVIYCSLKKLTTEKNIEITKLIFECLLQLLQVLPSDPQYLKLEDVYAVILDELYITSNLYRKAECFKFTKCIIQMHGVNCVSRKMFLSIIIDNLDVCTNDAVADILLSETLECLETWIRYCWCIWKLSSDHKVLSILFKVLYTCKEKCLLSKIQNLIQTLISLCNVEDQKKIRNSLEISPEMTNPDFIEAVQSIKNKIVV